GCATTCACTCACCGCCAGGAAATAGGCTGTATGCATCGAATCTGAAGTCGCTTAAGGAGCACTCATGAACTACGCGTGGTCGTTACTGGTTGTGATGTGTGGGATCTTGCTGTCAAGTTCCGCACTGTTGGCTGCGGATGACAAAGATGGCCCAGTTTACACCAATCCGTCTGAAGTCGACCTCGACTATCACTTTCAGGGTGAGTATCGGGGATGGCAGCGTGCGCAACCAACATCACGAAGTTCCGAACCGGTTGCTTTGCAGGTTGTTGCCCTTGGTGACGGAAAATTTTCGGGTGTGAAGTTTTACGGTGGCTTGCCTGGTGAAGGCTGGTTTGGTGGTGATCGTTTCGAGATTGACGGACAGCTCGAAGGAGATGTCGTTGTTCTGCATGGCGAGCAGTACGACATCGAGGTCGATGGAGACCGCGCTTTAGTGTTCACGAAAGATGGTCGCGAGGCTGGCGAACTGATCAAGACCTATCGCGTGAGTCCAACGATGGGGGCATCGCCTCCTCCCGGGGCCATTGTCCTCTTCGACGGAGAGCCAACTGAACACTTCAAGAGTCCTGTGTTGACCGACGATGGACTTTTGAATGCTGGAACAGAAACAACCGAAGGGTTCCGTGACTTCCGATTGCATGGGGAGTTTCGAATTCCTTACAAGCCTATGGCGCGTGGCCAAGCTCGTGGCAATAGCGGTTTCTATCTTCAGAGCCGATACGAAGTTCAGGTTCTTGATTCATTCGGTCTGGAAGGAATTGAGAACGAGTGCGGGGCGCTGTACCGAACTCGCCGTCCGGACGTCAACATGTGCCT
The sequence above is drawn from the Thalassoglobus sp. JC818 genome and encodes:
- a CDS encoding DUF1080 domain-containing protein produces the protein MNYAWSLLVVMCGILLSSSALLAADDKDGPVYTNPSEVDLDYHFQGEYRGWQRAQPTSRSSEPVALQVVALGDGKFSGVKFYGGLPGEGWFGGDRFEIDGQLEGDVVVLHGEQYDIEVDGDRALVFTKDGREAGELIKTYRVSPTMGASPPPGAIVLFDGEPTEHFKSPVLTDDGLLNAGTETTEGFRDFRLHGEFRIPYKPMARGQARGNSGFYLQSRYEVQVLDSFGLEGIENECGALYRTRRPDVNMCLPPLTWQTYDIDLTSPRFDEDGNKVSNMRISVWHNGVLIHNNAEIENKTGAGKAEGELRLPTKLQDHQNPVVYRNIWLVEKDQESPSRKSWVKTNVKVPPVPISFFRSPLNSPNMTYGN